In one Moritella sp. 5 genomic region, the following are encoded:
- a CDS encoding flagellar hook-length control protein FliK, whose product MTFSLHKSTAMTDIQAANNKSQALNVKGDTADDMASDGELNTSESSFSKLFSLFSSDNQTDVIVGKTAIGSAENITLKSAADSAADSATDSSVPSAEPSSAANIDDGFVAGQMDNADKVEAIAGDDLNVISQDDSLLKNESSDDFLSRLDQSSMLLQSNAASDAGTYVQGKANGNILPLQAKEGNIASPAPVSMTDFSTPDNRVAGTIDISNNEVTPVLQTSELSTELTGSIDLTGSTDSIISTDTITASTLVGMSTVAGLTDNNPRFTKGDLFATGDLANGDGTLDRELLGGAGKANLATGVSEIGLAKNTPFGQANGIVAGSSSAVTESNSSALEQLDMTSPEPIEQLDFAQIMESARKQEPLDQTTRILVKTPVLTDAEQQVLEKRVNLNNNLATSELNEKIAIMAGKELQTATIRLDPAELGSMNVKLVVQNDQINVTIQAQNNQSRDLLEQQMPRLREMLQQQGMTLGETQVQADGGQQQSAFQQSRQENGQKNSNNEANYTIDSQTEVPVTTQYWQDSAKGVDFYA is encoded by the coding sequence ATGACTTTCTCTCTACATAAATCAACTGCGATGACTGATATACAGGCGGCTAATAATAAATCGCAAGCGCTTAATGTCAAAGGCGATACAGCTGACGATATGGCGAGTGATGGAGAGTTGAATACGTCTGAAAGTAGCTTTTCTAAACTATTTTCTCTCTTTAGTAGCGATAATCAAACAGATGTTATCGTCGGGAAAACAGCCATTGGTAGCGCTGAGAATATAACGCTGAAGAGTGCGGCAGATAGTGCGGCAGATAGTGCGACAGATAGTTCTGTGCCGAGTGCTGAGCCTAGTTCTGCCGCTAATATCGATGATGGCTTTGTCGCAGGGCAAATGGATAACGCTGATAAAGTTGAAGCAATAGCTGGCGATGACTTAAATGTAATAAGCCAAGATGACAGCTTGCTGAAAAATGAAAGTAGTGATGACTTTTTGTCGCGTCTCGATCAATCATCTATGCTGTTGCAAAGTAATGCTGCGAGTGACGCTGGGACATATGTTCAAGGTAAAGCTAACGGTAATATATTGCCTTTACAAGCAAAGGAGGGGAATATTGCCTCACCAGCCCCCGTTAGTATGACTGACTTCTCCACGCCCGATAATCGCGTGGCTGGTACGATCGATATTAGTAATAATGAAGTGACACCAGTATTGCAAACGAGCGAACTATCTACAGAGCTAACAGGCTCAATAGATTTAACAGGTTCAACAGATTCAATAATCTCAACAGATACTATCACAGCGTCAACGTTAGTCGGTATGTCGACAGTCGCAGGCCTTACTGACAATAACCCTCGATTTACGAAAGGCGATTTATTCGCTACGGGTGATTTAGCTAATGGTGATGGGACACTTGACCGTGAACTCTTAGGTGGCGCTGGAAAAGCAAACTTAGCCACGGGTGTTAGCGAAATAGGGTTGGCGAAAAATACACCTTTTGGTCAAGCTAATGGCATAGTCGCAGGGAGCAGCAGTGCAGTTACAGAGAGTAATAGTTCAGCACTCGAACAGCTGGATATGACATCACCTGAACCCATTGAGCAATTAGATTTTGCGCAAATTATGGAATCAGCACGTAAGCAAGAGCCGTTAGACCAAACCACACGAATCTTGGTAAAGACACCGGTATTAACGGACGCTGAACAACAAGTATTAGAGAAACGGGTTAATCTTAATAACAATCTAGCGACTTCGGAATTAAATGAAAAAATCGCTATCATGGCAGGTAAAGAATTACAAACAGCGACAATCCGATTAGACCCAGCAGAATTAGGCAGTATGAATGTTAAATTGGTTGTGCAAAACGATCAAATAAATGTGACAATTCAAGCGCAGAATAACCAAAGCCGTGATTTACTTGAACAGCAAATGCCGCGATTACGAGAAATGTTACAGCAACAGGGCATGACATTAGGTGAGACGCAAGTGCAAGCAGACGGTGGGCAGCAGCAATCTGCATTTCAACAGTCAAGACAAGAAAATGGACAAAAAAATAGCAATAACGAAGCGAATTATACGATAGATTCACAGACTGAAGTCCCTGTTACTACTCAGTATTGGCAAGACTCGGCTAAAGGGGTAGACTTTTACGCCTAA
- the fliL gene encoding flagellar basal body-associated protein FliL — MADDNDLKIDDKSKGNKKIIIIAVILILMLVGAGAAFLFLSGDDSTPTDNVESVTESVDRSVTETAYYVAMPRPFVFNIIGLKRERLVQIKVQLMVRGSDNQKLAKTNVPLIESTLLQVFSATTEQQLATYEGKELLRSDSLASVNEILIKYTGKGVVEKILFSGFVMQ, encoded by the coding sequence ATGGCCGACGACAACGATTTGAAAATAGACGATAAAAGTAAAGGTAATAAAAAAATCATTATTATTGCGGTGATTTTAATATTAATGCTTGTAGGGGCTGGCGCGGCGTTTTTATTTTTAAGTGGTGATGATAGTACCCCCACCGATAACGTAGAATCTGTGACTGAAAGTGTTGATAGAAGTGTAACTGAAACGGCATATTATGTTGCCATGCCACGCCCTTTTGTTTTTAATATTATAGGGTTAAAGCGCGAACGCTTAGTGCAGATTAAAGTTCAATTAATGGTCCGCGGTAGTGACAATCAAAAATTAGCGAAAACCAATGTTCCTTTAATTGAAAGTACCTTGTTGCAAGTTTTTAGCGCAACAACAGAGCAGCAGCTCGCTACATATGAAGGCAAAGAATTATTGCGTTCAGATTCATTGGCGAGTGTGAATGAAATTTTGATTAAATATACTGGAAAAGGGGTTGTTGAAAAGATCCTGTTTTCTGGTTTTGTAATGCAGTAG
- the fliM gene encoding flagellar motor switch protein FliM, with translation MSDLLSQDEIDALLHGVDDVEEDEFDTVEESGNIVDFDFSSQDRIVRGRMPTLELVNERFARHMRISLFNMMRRTAEVSINGVQMLKFGEYVHTLFVPTSLNMVRFRPLKGTALVTMEARLVFILVENFFGGDGRYHAKIEGREFTPTERRIIQMLLKIVFEDYHEAWAPVMDAEFEYLDSEVNPAMANIVSPTEVVVVSSFHIELDGGGGDFHITMPYSMLEPIRELLDAGVQSDKEDTDERWSSALQEEILDVPVELSTRLLETELSLRQIMELKAGDIIPVDMPEDLTVFIEDLPSYKAKLGRNRDNVAVKISKKLKVSNLTKSEIDHVALRGGLLNLGDKNDDK, from the coding sequence GTGAGTGATTTATTAAGCCAAGACGAGATTGATGCGCTATTACACGGTGTTGATGATGTTGAAGAAGATGAATTTGACACCGTAGAAGAGAGTGGCAATATTGTCGATTTTGACTTTTCATCGCAAGACCGTATTGTGCGTGGACGAATGCCTACGCTGGAGTTGGTTAATGAACGTTTCGCACGGCACATGCGGATCAGCCTATTTAATATGATGCGTCGTACAGCCGAAGTGTCCATTAATGGCGTACAGATGCTGAAGTTTGGTGAGTATGTTCACACATTATTCGTACCAACTAGTTTAAACATGGTACGTTTTCGTCCATTAAAAGGAACTGCGTTAGTCACCATGGAAGCACGGTTAGTGTTTATTTTGGTTGAAAACTTTTTTGGTGGTGATGGCCGTTATCATGCCAAAATTGAAGGCCGTGAATTTACCCCAACCGAACGCCGTATTATTCAAATGCTATTAAAGATTGTCTTTGAAGATTATCACGAAGCATGGGCTCCGGTCATGGATGCGGAATTTGAATATCTTGATTCTGAAGTCAACCCGGCAATGGCAAATATTGTAAGCCCAACCGAAGTAGTGGTGGTGAGTTCATTCCATATCGAGCTTGATGGCGGCGGCGGTGATTTCCATATTACCATGCCATATTCAATGCTCGAACCGATTCGTGAGTTGCTCGATGCGGGTGTGCAAAGTGATAAAGAGGATACTGATGAACGTTGGAGCTCGGCATTACAAGAAGAAATTTTAGATGTTCCGGTAGAGTTAAGTACAAGATTGCTTGAAACTGAGCTTTCATTAAGGCAGATAATGGAATTGAAAGCGGGGGATATCATCCCGGTTGATATGCCAGAAGACCTTACCGTTTTTATTGAAGATTTACCGAGTTATAAAGCCAAACTTGGCCGAAATAGAGATAACGTTGCGGTTAAGATTAGTAAAAAGTTAAAAGTAAGTAATTTAACTAAATCAGAGATTGACCACGTTGCATTACGTGGTGGGCTATTGAATTTAGGTGATAAAAATGACGATAAATAA
- the fliN gene encoding flagellar motor switch protein FliN: MSTDQDQMANDWAAAMAEQSTVEAAELEDFNNDEVPFSAEQQQKLDSILDIPVVISMEVGRSKISIRNLLQLNQGSVVELDRIAGEPLDVMVNGTLIAHGEVVVVNDKFGIRLTDVISQTERIKKLK; the protein is encoded by the coding sequence ATGAGTACAGATCAAGATCAGATGGCGAATGATTGGGCTGCAGCGATGGCTGAACAAAGTACTGTTGAGGCCGCTGAATTAGAAGACTTTAACAATGATGAGGTTCCATTCTCGGCGGAACAACAACAAAAGCTAGATAGTATTCTTGATATTCCGGTTGTGATTTCAATGGAAGTTGGTCGTAGTAAAATTAGTATTCGTAATTTATTACAGTTAAACCAAGGCTCTGTTGTTGAACTCGATCGCATTGCGGGTGAACCGCTCGATGTCATGGTTAACGGTACATTGATTGCCCACGGTGAAGTCGTTGTCGTCAATGATAAATTTGGTATTCGTTTAACTGACGTTATCAGTCAAACCGAACGAATTAAAAAGCTTAAATAA
- the fliO gene encoding flagellar biosynthetic protein FliO: MNDIDMLQWLLSLFVVIAVIVMLAFLAKKARVFGSNHQQLNVVATLPLGPKERIIVVQIGTEQVLLGVTGQQINLLKELEKPLENSQPELNPFATKLAQMMKQHNEK, encoded by the coding sequence ATGAACGATATCGATATGCTGCAATGGCTATTATCATTGTTTGTGGTTATTGCGGTTATCGTAATGCTCGCTTTCTTGGCTAAAAAGGCGCGTGTATTTGGCAGTAATCATCAACAACTAAACGTTGTAGCAACATTACCGTTAGGGCCTAAAGAACGTATCATCGTGGTACAAATTGGTACAGAACAAGTACTACTCGGCGTGACAGGGCAACAAATCAATCTGCTTAAAGAACTTGAAAAACCACTGGAAAATAGCCAACCAGAACTCAATCCATTTGCTACTAAATTAGCCCAGATGATGAAACAGCATAATGAAAAATAA
- the fliP gene encoding flagellar type III secretion system pore protein FliP (The bacterial flagellar biogenesis protein FliP forms a type III secretion system (T3SS)-type pore required for flagellar assembly.), producing the protein MKNKFTVLLSLFLLFFTSVAWADNSVMSAVKVITNSDGSQEYSVSLQILAMMTALSFIPAALIMMTSFTRIIIVLSILRQALGLQQSPSNQVLVGITLFLSFFIMTPVFERINDNALQPYLSEELTSMQAFEQAKLPMQQFMLAQTRVTDIDTFMRIAKVEANSPEEVPFRVLIPAFVTSELKTAFQIGFMVFIPFLIIDLVVASILMAMGMMMLSPMIISLPFKLMLFVLVDGWSLIMGTLAASFGL; encoded by the coding sequence ATGAAAAATAAGTTTACGGTATTACTGTCGTTGTTCCTGCTCTTCTTCACGTCTGTAGCGTGGGCTGATAACTCCGTGATGTCGGCGGTGAAAGTGATCACAAACAGTGATGGCTCACAGGAATATTCGGTGTCATTGCAAATTTTAGCCATGATGACGGCGCTGAGTTTTATACCCGCTGCGCTTATCATGATGACCTCTTTTACCCGCATCATCATTGTACTGTCTATTTTACGCCAAGCATTAGGGTTACAACAAAGCCCCTCTAATCAGGTATTAGTCGGTATCACTTTATTCCTGTCCTTTTTCATTATGACGCCAGTATTTGAGCGTATTAATGACAATGCGCTACAGCCTTATTTGAGCGAAGAACTGACCTCGATGCAAGCTTTTGAACAGGCTAAGCTACCAATGCAACAATTCATGTTGGCACAAACCCGGGTGACCGATATTGATACCTTCATGCGGATAGCGAAAGTCGAAGCTAATTCTCCAGAAGAAGTCCCTTTCCGCGTATTGATCCCCGCATTTGTTACAAGCGAATTAAAAACAGCCTTTCAAATTGGATTTATGGTGTTCATTCCATTTTTGATTATTGACTTGGTAGTGGCGAGTATTTTGATGGCGATGGGTATGATGATGTTATCTCCGATGATTATTTCATTACCTTTTAAGCTTATGCTGTTCGTGTTAGTCGATGGTTGGAGCTTAATTATGGGCACGCTTGCGGCTAGTTTTGGTTTATGA
- the fliQ gene encoding flagellar biosynthesis protein FliQ — MAPEVFVDIFRQALWTVLLLVCAVVVPGLLVGLVVSVFQAATSINEQTLSFLPRLIATLLALIYGAHWGFARLMEFFTNMMLQVPQVVG; from the coding sequence ATGGCACCTGAAGTCTTTGTAGATATATTTCGGCAAGCATTATGGACAGTATTACTGCTGGTATGTGCGGTTGTTGTTCCTGGGTTATTAGTCGGTTTAGTGGTATCAGTCTTTCAGGCCGCGACCTCAATTAATGAGCAAACATTAAGTTTTTTACCACGTTTAATCGCGACCTTGTTGGCTCTCATTTATGGTGCGCATTGGGGCTTTGCTCGTTTGATGGAATTTTTTACCAACATGATGCTCCAAGTCCCACAAGTTGTAGGTTAA
- the fliR gene encoding flagellar biosynthetic protein FliR: MEILSADIMTFMASYIWPFARLSGMVMVMIVSGAKTTPPMIRLFYCLALTAMVAPVLPPMPNVELFSLGSFMIILQQSLIGIAIGFVTVMLIQTFVIAGQIIAMQTSLGFAAMADPASGQTSPVIGQIYILLGTLVYLSVNGHLFMIETVVKSFETLPVSASGLMAVQYYEIAGWMSVMIAAALSMSLSAVVAMLVINFSFGVMTKAAPQLNVFSLGFAVGMVAGLFIIYLSLKSFMFHFNAQWQRAGELICSLLNNACAY, translated from the coding sequence GTGGAGATTCTATCGGCTGATATTATGACGTTTATGGCCAGTTATATTTGGCCGTTTGCACGCCTCTCTGGCATGGTTATGGTCATGATAGTCAGTGGTGCGAAAACAACGCCACCCATGATCCGGTTATTTTACTGTCTTGCGCTTACCGCGATGGTCGCGCCTGTATTACCACCTATGCCTAATGTCGAACTGTTCTCTTTGGGCAGTTTTATGATTATCCTGCAACAGAGTTTGATTGGTATTGCGATTGGCTTTGTCACCGTCATGCTGATTCAGACATTTGTTATTGCGGGGCAAATTATTGCGATGCAAACCAGTTTAGGTTTCGCTGCGATGGCCGATCCTGCATCAGGTCAAACTTCACCTGTTATTGGTCAAATCTATATTTTATTAGGCACTCTGGTTTATCTATCTGTGAATGGTCATTTATTTATGATCGAAACAGTCGTTAAATCTTTTGAGACACTCCCCGTGTCCGCGTCTGGTTTAATGGCAGTTCAGTACTATGAAATAGCGGGCTGGATGTCGGTAATGATTGCTGCTGCATTGAGTATGTCATTGTCTGCGGTTGTTGCTATGCTCGTGATTAACTTTTCATTTGGTGTGATGACCAAAGCAGCACCGCAACTAAACGTATTTAGCTTAGGTTTCGCGGTTGGTATGGTCGCAGGCTTATTTATTATTTACTTATCATTGAAAAGTTTTATGTTTCATTTTAATGCCCAATGGCAGAGAGCGGGTGAATTGATTTGTTCGCTGCTCAATAATGCTTGTGCGTATTAA
- the flhB gene encoding flagellar biosynthesis protein FlhB codes for MAEKDGQEQTEDATEKKLTQAREKGQVVRSKELATTLVLTASGAAFLAFGDALARALEANMTRLFQLDREDVFNPYALLEIVSASVKPLFWPLFGIMIAGFSAGIIGNIMMGGMVFSGESIRPKASKMSPKAGLKRMMGPQAMVELIKSIAKVTVVVTIALLVLKVQFLQIMEFSLQPLHISIIQSLSLLTDIFIWLCASLIIIVAIDVPYQYWKHAKELRMTKQEVKDEMKDVNGNPQLKGKIRQMQMEVSQRRMMGDVPDADVIITNPTHYSVALKYEKTGNSAPKVVAKGVDQVAFRIREMAKENKVPILESAALTRAIYHTTEIDDPIPEGLFIAVAQILAYVYQLEQFKQRKGNRPKPLPKTIDIPDDLKY; via the coding sequence ATGGCTGAAAAAGACGGACAAGAACAAACCGAAGACGCCACCGAGAAAAAGCTCACCCAAGCCAGAGAGAAAGGTCAGGTAGTACGTTCGAAAGAACTTGCGACGACCTTAGTATTAACGGCAAGTGGTGCCGCTTTCCTTGCTTTTGGTGATGCTCTCGCCCGCGCGCTTGAGGCTAACATGACGCGTTTATTTCAACTTGACCGTGAAGATGTATTCAATCCTTATGCCTTGCTCGAAATTGTTAGCGCGAGTGTTAAACCGTTATTTTGGCCGCTGTTCGGTATTATGATTGCGGGATTTTCTGCCGGAATTATTGGTAATATTATGATGGGGGGCATGGTTTTTAGTGGAGAATCTATTCGTCCGAAAGCATCAAAAATGTCACCTAAAGCGGGTCTTAAAAGAATGATGGGACCGCAAGCCATGGTTGAATTGATTAAATCAATTGCCAAGGTTACGGTTGTCGTGACGATTGCCTTGTTGGTGCTAAAAGTGCAATTTTTACAGATTATGGAGTTTAGTCTCCAGCCATTGCATATTTCGATTATCCAATCGCTGAGTCTTTTGACTGATATTTTTATTTGGTTGTGTGCGTCTTTGATTATTATTGTCGCGATTGATGTGCCTTACCAATACTGGAAACATGCCAAAGAATTACGGATGACCAAGCAAGAAGTTAAAGATGAAATGAAAGATGTGAATGGTAATCCACAGTTAAAAGGCAAGATCCGACAAATGCAGATGGAGGTATCGCAACGTCGTATGATGGGTGATGTTCCTGACGCTGATGTGATTATTACCAACCCAACACATTATTCTGTGGCGTTAAAATATGAAAAAACCGGTAACTCCGCCCCTAAAGTTGTGGCTAAAGGTGTTGATCAAGTGGCATTCCGTATTCGTGAAATGGCGAAAGAAAACAAAGTGCCAATCTTAGAGTCAGCGGCTTTAACACGTGCTATTTATCATACGACTGAGATTGATGATCCAATACCTGAAGGGTTATTTATCGCGGTAGCACAGATACTTGCCTATGTTTATCAGCTCGAACAATTTAAACAACGTAAAGGTAATCGGCCTAAACCGTTACCAAAAACCATCGATATTCCTGATGACCTAAAATATTAG
- the flhA gene encoding flagellar biosynthesis protein FlhA has protein sequence MQVATNLSKIWGKRAIALENIGTPIVVLATLGMVVLPIPAFLLDVFFSFNIALSLLILLVSVYVNKPLDFAAFPTVLLIATLLRLALNVASTRVVLLEGHNGGDAAGQVIDAFGSVVIGGNLAVGLIVFMILMIINFAVVTKGAGRISEVSARFTLDAMPGKQMAIDADLNAGIIDQEKAKLRREEVTQEADFYGSMDGASKFVKGDAVAGLLILFINIIGGLIIGISQHDLSFAEAGEIYTLLTIGDGLVAQIPSLLLSISAAIIVTRQNKDEKLGTQVTSQMVANPKALAVVAVIMTVMGLVPGMPHLAFIGFGVITGGWAWWLMKTEAKREEEKDNISEDADIKANLNDQKDLDWDDVKPVDTIGLEVGYRLIPMVDKSQGGELLNRIKGVRKKLSQELGFLVPAVHIRDNLELPPNCYSINIMGVSNGEIEIFHDKELAINPGQVYGKIDGISTIDPAFGLPALWINPQQRDQAQTLGYTAVDSATVVATHLSQLLLNNAAQLLGYEEVQNLLDVLAKTHPKLVESLVPEILPLGVVVKVLKGLLHDNVPIRDIRTIVETMAEYGTKTQDPEVLISACRVSLRRMIVQDINGIDSELPVVTLAPELEQILHQSLQAAGSEGAGIEPGLAERMQTSLTEVAQNQELAGQPAILLTSGVLRSTLAKFVKYSIPSLRVLSYQEVPDDKQIRIVSVVGQ, from the coding sequence ATGCAAGTAGCAACAAATCTGTCAAAAATCTGGGGTAAAAGAGCGATTGCGCTAGAAAATATCGGCACCCCGATAGTTGTGTTAGCTACACTCGGCATGGTTGTATTACCGATACCTGCATTCCTATTAGATGTATTCTTTTCTTTTAATATCGCTTTATCGTTATTAATTCTGCTTGTTTCGGTATACGTCAATAAACCACTTGATTTTGCTGCATTTCCGACTGTTTTGTTAATTGCAACATTACTACGCTTAGCCCTGAATGTCGCATCAACACGTGTGGTGTTGTTAGAAGGGCATAATGGCGGTGATGCTGCGGGACAAGTTATCGATGCCTTTGGTTCTGTTGTGATCGGCGGGAATTTGGCGGTGGGTCTCATCGTGTTTATGATTTTAATGATTATTAACTTTGCCGTGGTGACCAAAGGTGCGGGACGTATTTCGGAAGTAAGTGCGCGTTTTACGCTCGATGCTATGCCGGGTAAACAGATGGCCATTGATGCCGATTTGAACGCCGGTATTATTGATCAAGAAAAAGCTAAATTGCGCCGAGAAGAAGTCACTCAAGAAGCTGATTTTTATGGTTCGATGGACGGTGCCAGTAAATTTGTAAAAGGTGATGCAGTTGCCGGCTTATTGATTTTATTTATTAATATTATCGGTGGCCTTATCATTGGTATTTCACAGCATGATTTAAGTTTTGCGGAAGCTGGTGAAATTTACACATTATTGACCATTGGTGATGGTCTGGTTGCGCAGATACCGTCACTACTTTTATCGATTTCTGCAGCTATTATTGTTACCCGTCAAAATAAAGACGAAAAACTCGGCACTCAAGTTACGAGCCAAATGGTGGCCAATCCAAAAGCATTGGCCGTTGTTGCTGTCATTATGACCGTGATGGGGTTAGTACCAGGTATGCCACACCTTGCTTTTATCGGCTTTGGTGTTATTACTGGTGGTTGGGCGTGGTGGTTAATGAAAACAGAAGCCAAACGTGAAGAAGAAAAAGACAACATTTCAGAAGATGCAGACATTAAAGCGAATTTGAATGATCAAAAAGATCTCGATTGGGACGATGTTAAACCCGTAGATACGATCGGTCTGGAAGTTGGCTACCGACTTATTCCCATGGTTGATAAGAGCCAAGGTGGTGAGTTATTAAACCGTATTAAAGGTGTTCGTAAGAAGCTTTCTCAAGAATTAGGTTTTTTGGTGCCCGCAGTGCATATTCGTGACAACCTCGAATTACCACCAAATTGTTATAGTATTAATATTATGGGAGTTTCAAATGGCGAAATTGAAATTTTCCATGATAAAGAGTTAGCCATTAATCCGGGTCAGGTATATGGCAAGATTGATGGTATTTCAACCATAGATCCCGCTTTTGGCCTACCTGCTTTATGGATCAATCCTCAACAGCGTGATCAAGCGCAAACCTTGGGTTATACAGCTGTTGACTCAGCTACAGTTGTTGCGACACACTTGAGTCAGTTACTACTGAACAATGCTGCGCAATTACTCGGTTATGAAGAAGTGCAGAATTTATTAGATGTATTAGCGAAAACACATCCTAAATTGGTCGAAAGTTTAGTCCCTGAAATTTTACCGTTAGGGGTTGTTGTGAAAGTGTTGAAAGGGTTATTACATGATAACGTGCCAATTCGAGATATTCGCACGATTGTTGAAACAATGGCTGAATATGGTACTAAAACGCAAGATCCAGAAGTGTTGATTTCTGCTTGCCGTGTAAGCTTACGCCGCATGATCGTTCAGGATATAAATGGTATCGATAGTGAATTACCTGTCGTGACACTTGCCCCCGAATTAGAACAGATATTACACCAGTCTTTACAGGCTGCAGGCAGTGAAGGTGCGGGTATTGAACCTGGTTTAGCTGAACGGATGCAAACCTCATTAACAGAGGTTGCACAAAATCAAGAATTAGCGGGACAACCGGCGATCTTACTTACCTCTGGGGTATTAAGGTCAACATTGGCGAAATTTGTGAAATACTCAATACCCTCATTACGCGTATTATCATATCAAGAAGTACCTGATGATAAACAGATTCGAATTGTCAGTGTTGTTGGTCAATAA
- the flhF gene encoding flagellar biosynthesis protein FlhF: MKIKRFFAKDMRAALAEVKEVLGPDAVIMSNKKVTGGIEIVAAVDFSESKPVAPEKVSEPKTVANKSERQLSEDSVNLSASKFNFKKLMNNELSQQAEPERPVAPNDSLASLLARQQEHKQQMSQAINNDDNTREQNNWDTSFLKKPVARRFAERPNTAPATLAEQNEMRDGMARSSQQSGYKQFESTTPKSDNQQDMSAMKAELASIRKLLEHQVSGLQWQEVERNEPIRAMLIKHLVKIGFTEEVADQLANCVAENCSIESAWDQIEALLTDSVLIAQDDILGKGGAVALVGPTGVGKTTTIAKLAAKFAMLHGSENVALITTDTYRIGAHEQLATYGRIMGCVVKVARDEAELAQYLYQLRSKRLVLIDTAGMGQRDKRLSEQLDTLVNNEKVVIRNYLVVPATAQRRVVQETLEHFHHIPLAGCILSKVDESLSLGEILSVLIQNELPIAYITNGQRVPEDIDSANAQQLVRTVFNRDTLEEQNDTHFWLGDDK; the protein is encoded by the coding sequence TTGAAAATAAAGCGCTTTTTTGCCAAAGATATGCGAGCGGCATTGGCTGAGGTCAAAGAGGTTCTTGGCCCCGACGCTGTTATTATGTCTAACAAAAAGGTCACCGGCGGCATTGAAATAGTTGCTGCTGTGGATTTCTCTGAAAGTAAGCCTGTCGCACCTGAAAAAGTAAGCGAACCAAAAACTGTAGCAAATAAATCAGAACGTCAACTTTCTGAAGACTCCGTCAATTTATCGGCATCTAAATTCAACTTCAAAAAATTAATGAATAATGAACTGTCACAGCAAGCAGAACCAGAGCGCCCTGTAGCGCCAAATGACTCATTAGCGAGCTTATTGGCACGTCAGCAAGAACATAAACAGCAAATGTCACAAGCAATCAATAACGATGATAATACGCGTGAACAAAATAATTGGGATACCAGTTTTTTAAAGAAACCGGTCGCTCGTCGCTTTGCTGAACGTCCAAATACTGCTCCGGCGACACTCGCAGAGCAAAATGAAATGCGTGATGGTATGGCGCGCTCTTCTCAACAAAGTGGTTATAAGCAGTTTGAGTCGACTACGCCGAAAAGTGACAACCAACAAGACATGAGTGCGATGAAGGCTGAGCTTGCCTCAATCCGAAAGTTGCTTGAGCACCAAGTCTCAGGATTACAGTGGCAGGAAGTTGAACGTAATGAACCTATTCGTGCTATGTTGATCAAACATCTGGTTAAGATTGGCTTTACCGAAGAAGTTGCTGACCAACTAGCTAACTGTGTGGCTGAAAACTGTTCGATTGAGTCGGCTTGGGATCAGATCGAAGCGTTACTGACGGACAGCGTTCTCATTGCGCAAGATGATATTTTGGGTAAAGGTGGTGCTGTTGCATTAGTTGGCCCAACCGGCGTGGGTAAAACGACAACTATCGCCAAATTAGCGGCAAAATTTGCCATGTTGCATGGCTCAGAGAATGTTGCGTTGATTACTACTGATACATATCGTATTGGTGCTCACGAACAATTAGCGACTTACGGCCGTATTATGGGGTGTGTTGTTAAGGTTGCCCGTGATGAAGCAGAATTGGCACAATACTTGTATCAGTTAAGAAGTAAACGTTTAGTCTTGATTGATACTGCCGGGATGGGACAGCGTGACAAGCGTTTATCCGAACAGTTAGATACATTAGTTAATAATGAAAAAGTCGTGATTCGTAACTATTTGGTTGTCCCTGCAACTGCACAGCGTAGGGTTGTACAAGAAACATTAGAGCATTTTCATCATATTCCGTTAGCGGGCTGTATTTTAAGTAAAGTGGATGAAAGTTTAAGCTTAGGTGAGATTTTAAGTGTACTAATACAAAATGAACTACCGATTGCATATATAACAAATGGGCAAAGGGTTCCTGAAGATATAGATTCAGCCAATGCGCAGCAATTAGTTCGTACTGTATTTAACAGAGATACGCTAGAAGAACAAAACGATACGCATTTTTGGTTAGGCGATGATAAATAG